One stretch of Corallococcus soli DNA includes these proteins:
- a CDS encoding class I fructose-bisphosphate aldolase, with translation MPTMPGLDQTARAIVADGKGILAADETVSTITKRLTARAIESTSDSRRAYREMLFSTPDIAAFIGGVILQDETIRQDSSTGIPLLELLVGRGIIPGIKVDTGVHPLAGAPGEFVAEGLDGLRARLEEYHELGARFAKWRAVFIIRDGLPTAKCIHANAHALARYAALCQEQGLVPIVEPEVLMEGAHALEQCEDVTGRVLQAVFNELFDAQVSLEGMLLKPNMVTAGLRCARQASVDEVAEATLRALTRHVPPAVPGVVFLSGGQDAVLATEHLNAINALGGPKPWKLSFSYGRALQDEAMEVWRGQREQVPAAQRMFHHRAGCDSAAALGRYSGDMEGEAGFAGAAEPPSIHHEPDSTLHTQH, from the coding sequence ATGCCGACGATGCCAGGGCTCGACCAGACCGCGCGAGCCATCGTTGCTGATGGGAAGGGCATCCTGGCGGCGGACGAGACAGTCTCCACGATCACGAAGCGCCTGACCGCGCGCGCGATCGAGTCGACCTCGGACAGCCGCCGCGCCTACCGCGAGATGCTCTTCAGTACGCCCGACATCGCCGCGTTCATCGGCGGTGTCATCCTGCAGGACGAGACGATCCGGCAGGACAGCTCGACAGGCATCCCGCTGCTGGAGCTGCTGGTGGGTCGCGGCATCATCCCCGGCATCAAGGTCGACACGGGCGTCCACCCCCTGGCCGGCGCGCCGGGCGAGTTCGTCGCCGAAGGGCTCGATGGGCTCCGCGCACGGCTCGAGGAGTACCACGAGCTCGGTGCGCGCTTCGCCAAGTGGCGCGCGGTCTTCATCATCCGCGACGGGCTGCCGACCGCGAAGTGCATCCACGCGAATGCGCACGCGCTCGCGCGCTACGCCGCCCTCTGCCAGGAGCAGGGCCTGGTGCCCATCGTGGAGCCCGAAGTCCTGATGGAGGGAGCGCACGCGCTCGAGCAGTGCGAGGACGTGACGGGGCGCGTGCTGCAAGCGGTCTTCAACGAACTCTTCGACGCGCAGGTGTCCCTGGAAGGGATGTTGCTCAAGCCGAACATGGTCACCGCGGGTCTCCGTTGCGCGAGGCAGGCGTCGGTGGACGAGGTGGCGGAGGCGACGTTGCGCGCCCTGACGCGCCATGTGCCGCCCGCGGTCCCCGGGGTCGTCTTCCTGTCCGGCGGACAAGACGCGGTCCTGGCCACCGAGCACCTCAACGCCATCAATGCGCTGGGCGGCCCGAAGCCCTGGAAGCTGAGCTTCTCCTACGGACGCGCGCTGCAGGACGAGGCGATGGAGGTCTGGCGGGGCCAGCGTGAGCAAGTGCCCGCCGCCCAGCGGATGTTCCACCACCGCGCCGGGTGCGACAGCGCGGCGGCCCTGGGCCGCTACAGCGGCGACATGGAAGGCGAAGCGGGCTTCGCCGGGGCGGCCGAGCCTCCCTCCATCCACCACGAACCCGACTCAACACTCCACACCCAACACTGA